From a single Pleurodeles waltl isolate 20211129_DDA chromosome 8, aPleWal1.hap1.20221129, whole genome shotgun sequence genomic region:
- the LOC138249491 gene encoding odorant receptor 131-2-like → MENFSVTSVNNTQAIVSITKLMNVVAIAPFMLFFIFLYFILQMLKVFCTTPRLRDNSRYILFTYLMVNDTVYLFLCILLLSFTLLAFAIPTLACYIIVALTSSTFSSTPNGLAAMALERYVAICYPLRHAEICRVERSLVVIGMICIVGLLPYLVDSIILVSSVNANFFFQKVMCSREALFATTLQTLLRFVAHGSIFTVVALVILFTYIQIVLETKMFNANKASSSKASKTVILHAVQLLLCMMSFTYPITESYFQNRVVLLRFFNMLAFTILPRFLSPLIYGLRDEAFRNQIKICAPRGRHKTHP, encoded by the coding sequence ATGGAGAACTTTTCTGTCACTTCTGTCAACAACACTCAAGCTATTGTCAGTATCACCAAGTTGATGAATGTGGTGGCCATTGCACCATTTATGTTATTCTTTATCTTTCTCTACTTTATCCTGCAGATGTTGAAAGTCTTTTGTACCACACCACGTCTCCGGGATAACTCTCGCTACATCCTTTTCACCTACTTGATGGTCAATGACACAGTGTATCTGTTTCTCTGtattcttcttctatcattcactctgTTGGCCTTTGCAATACCAACTCTGGCCTGCTACATAATTGTTGCATTAACAAGTTCCACTTTTTCAAGCACCCCCAATGGTCTGGCGGCCATGGCCTTGGAACGCTATGTGGCCATATGCTATCCTCTGAGACATGCTGAGATCTGTCGTGTAGAGAGGTCCTTAGTGGTCATAGGGATGATTTGCATAGTTGGACTCTTACCTTATCTTGTAGATAGTATTATTTTGGTTTCCTCAGTGAATGCAAACTTTTTCTTCCAGAAAGTAATGTGCAGCCGTGAAGCCCTTTTTGCGACAACACTACAAACGCTCTTGAGGTTTGTTGCTCATGGATCAATCTTTACTGTGGTTGCTTTAGTAATTTTATTCACATACATACAAATTGTGCTGGAAACCAAGATGTTTAATGCAAACAAAGCTTCTTCCTCCAAGGCCAGCAAGACTGTCATTCTCCATGCTGTCCAGCTGCTTTTATGTATGATGTCATTTACTTACCCAATAACAGAAAGTTATTTCCAAAATCGTGTTGTCCTTCTGAGGTTTTTTAATATGCTTGCATTCACAATTTTGCCTAGGTTTCTGAGTCCATTAATATATGGATTACGAGATGAAGCCTTTAGGAATCAAATAAAAATATGTGCTCCTCGTGGAAGGCATAAGACACATCCTTAA